In the Hippoglossus stenolepis isolate QCI-W04-F060 chromosome 14, HSTE1.2, whole genome shotgun sequence genome, one interval contains:
- the LOC118121136 gene encoding cornifelin-like: MAAQSLRDWKSGLFDCFEDASTCCYGFWCCPCLACTVSGRFGENSCLPLCDVCGPAVLAACGIPIFVPPVAVSLRSSIRNRYGIKGSICKDIAASCFCLTCSWCQMHREIKDNNKDRVVIINTQPAPVVMGQPPMAMNQHGVIVTSY; this comes from the exons ATGGCAGCACAATCTTTGAGAGACTGGAAAAGCGGTCTCTTTGACTGCTTCGAGGACGCGAGTACTT GTTGCTATGGCTTCTGGTGCTGTCCTTGCCTCGCCTGCACGGTTTCAGGAAGATTTGGAGAGAACAGTTGCCTCCCCTTATGTGACGTTTGCGGCCCTGCTGTGTTAGCCGCCTGTGGGATACCAATATTTGTTCCCCCCGTCGCCGTGAGTCTCCGGTCCTCCATTCGGAACAGATACGGCATCAAG GGCTCTATCTGTAAAGACATCGCcgcttcctgtttctgtttgaccTGCTCCTGGTGTCAGATGCATCGTGAGATAAAAGACAACAATAAGGACCGCGTGGTCATCATCAACACGCAGCCGGCGCCAGTGGTGATGGGGCAACCCCCTATGGCTATGAACCAACATGGGGTCATCGTGACGTCATACTGA
- the LOC118121178 gene encoding cornifelin-like, translated as MAAQSLRDWKSGLFDCFEDASTCCYGFWCCPCLTCTVSGRFGENSCLPLCDMCSTAVLAACGIPLFVPPVAVSLRSSIRNRYGIKGSICKDIAASCFCLTCSWCQMHRELKELKKNRVVIINTQPAPVVMGQPPMAMNQHGVIVTSY; from the exons ATGGCAGCACAATCTTTGAGAGACTGGAAAAGCGGTCTCTTTGACTGCTTCGAGGACGCGAGTACTT GTTGCTATGGCTTCTGGTGCTGTCCTTGCCTCACCTGCACGGTTTCAGGAAGATTTGGAGAGAACAGTTGTCTCCCCTTATGCGACATGTGCAGCACTGCTGTGTTAGCCGCCTGTGGGATACCTCTATTTGTTCCCCCCGTCGCCGTGAGTCTGCGGTCCTCCATTCGGAACAGATACGGCATCAAG GGCTCTATCTGTAAAGACATCGCcgcttcctgtttctgtttgaccTGCTCCTGGTGTCAGATGCATCGTGAGTTAAAAGAACTCAAGAAGAACCGCGTGGTCATCATCAACACGCAGCCGGCGCCAGTGGTGATGGGGCAACCCCCTATGGCTATGAACCAACATGGGGTCATCGTGACGTCATACTGA